In Idiomarina sp. PL1-037, a single genomic region encodes these proteins:
- a CDS encoding RodZ domain-containing protein — MTAENESTQDNNKPEPEAAQETKQKPSKSPGEILREAREAKGLEQREVADQLRLRKQIIELLEADEYSTFSTATFIKGYLRSYAKLLDLDDTELFEAYKARGYKEVESSQMQSFSRRKKHEESDNRLMLITYVVIIIVVALVIWWWQEPDLGFSEGEIGTQESTEVSPVNTDDNADNVDDIEISNRPTEPQIEPNEDEAVLESEVETGDTNVAVESVQEPVSESGENTNENTNENNDESSATNTEPAANDVSDTQELPTETAEQTDNQTESSVESEAVEPSPQSETVSASLVLEFNEECWVKIDDASGETQAVGVKAAGYRMPVPGEAPFSVTLCKPEAVNLSFNGNAFDMSQFRTGRVARFTVPSEEQ; from the coding sequence ATGACTGCTGAAAACGAATCAACACAAGATAATAACAAGCCAGAACCGGAAGCGGCACAAGAAACAAAGCAAAAGCCGAGTAAAAGTCCTGGTGAAATTCTGAGAGAAGCCCGTGAAGCTAAAGGTTTAGAGCAGCGCGAGGTTGCAGACCAGTTGCGTTTGCGAAAGCAGATTATTGAGTTGCTGGAAGCCGATGAGTATTCAACTTTTTCGACGGCAACCTTTATTAAAGGTTATTTACGTTCCTACGCCAAACTGCTTGATTTAGACGATACCGAGCTGTTTGAGGCTTACAAAGCCAGAGGCTATAAAGAAGTTGAAAGCAGCCAGATGCAGAGCTTCTCTAGACGCAAAAAGCATGAAGAAAGTGACAACCGCTTAATGTTAATTACGTATGTGGTTATCATTATTGTTGTTGCTTTGGTTATTTGGTGGTGGCAAGAGCCGGATCTTGGTTTTAGTGAAGGTGAAATCGGCACACAGGAAAGCACAGAAGTTTCCCCGGTAAACACTGATGACAATGCTGATAACGTCGATGATATTGAAATTTCAAATCGGCCGACAGAGCCACAAATTGAGCCGAATGAAGATGAAGCCGTATTAGAGTCTGAAGTTGAAACCGGTGACACGAATGTTGCGGTCGAGTCGGTGCAAGAACCCGTTAGTGAAAGTGGCGAGAATACCAACGAGAATACCAACGAGAATAACGATGAATCGTCGGCCACTAATACCGAGCCCGCGGCTAACGATGTTAGTGATACGCAAGAGTTACCAACTGAAACTGCCGAGCAGACAGATAACCAAACTGAAAGTTCGGTCGAATCAGAAGCTGTTGAACCATCGCCGCAATCAGAAACTGTTTCAGCCAGTCTGGTGCTAGAGTTTAATGAAGAATGCTGGGTTAAAATTGATGATGCTTCAGGTGAAACCCAGGCTGTTGGTGTAAAAGCTGCCGGCTACCGTATGCCGGTTCCGGGCGAAGCCCCTTTTTCAGTAACATTGTGTAAACCTGAAGCGGTTAATCTAAGCTTTAACGGTAACGCTTTCGATATGAGCCAGTTCCGGACTGGGCGTGTTGCACGGTTTACCGTTCCGTCAGAAGAGCAGTAG
- the ndk gene encoding nucleoside-diphosphate kinase has translation MALERTLSIIKPDAVAKNLIGAIYNRFESAGLRIVGAKMMHLSKEQAEGFYAEHKERPFFGALVEFMTSGPIVVQVLEGEDAVRKNRDIMGATNPAEALAGTIRADYAETIDENAVHGSDATESAAREISYFFSDEEVCQRTR, from the coding sequence ATGGCTTTAGAGCGCACTTTATCAATTATCAAGCCTGATGCAGTTGCAAAAAACTTAATCGGCGCTATCTACAACCGTTTTGAATCTGCGGGTCTTCGCATTGTTGGTGCTAAAATGATGCACTTAAGCAAAGAACAGGCAGAAGGCTTCTACGCAGAACACAAAGAACGTCCTTTTTTTGGTGCTTTGGTTGAATTCATGACTTCAGGCCCTATCGTTGTTCAGGTTCTCGAAGGTGAAGACGCTGTACGTAAAAACCGCGACATCATGGGTGCTACGAATCCTGCAGAAGCACTGGCAGGAACGATTCGTGCAGACTACGCTGAAACTATAGACGAAAATGCGGTACACGGTTCAGATGCAACTGAATCTGCAGCACGTGAAATCTCTTATTTCTTCAGCGACGAAGAAGTTTGCCAGCGTACTCGCTAA
- a CDS encoding tetratricopeptide repeat protein, with protein MRTALLLIAAALYGCTANPEQSVSVGNDVRLQLGLAYLTQGKLKLAYPHLQTALTNNPRSLNANLALGQWYLATNDVDSALSLYQQTLSWQPMSGALYNNYAVALCVAGDWKKALRYFDKVALDPAYPHHARAEANRAECLARLSHDAVQP; from the coding sequence ATGCGAACCGCTTTATTATTGATAGCCGCAGCGCTATATGGTTGTACCGCTAACCCTGAACAGTCGGTATCTGTGGGTAATGATGTACGGTTGCAGCTTGGACTTGCTTATTTGACGCAGGGCAAATTGAAGCTTGCGTATCCGCATTTGCAAACCGCATTGACGAACAATCCCCGGTCTCTGAATGCCAATCTTGCCCTCGGGCAATGGTATTTAGCGACAAATGACGTTGATTCAGCTTTGTCACTTTACCAACAGACATTATCATGGCAACCTATGAGCGGTGCATTGTACAATAACTATGCGGTTGCACTGTGTGTGGCTGGTGACTGGAAAAAAGCACTCAGGTATTTTGATAAAGTGGCATTGGATCCAGCGTATCCACATCATGCCAGAGCTGAGGCTAATAGAGCCGAATGTTTGGCCCGGCTAAGTCACGACGCAGTTCAACCATAA
- a CDS encoding bifunctional tRNA (adenosine(37)-C2)-methyltransferase TrmG/ribosomal RNA large subunit methyltransferase RlmN, with protein MTNAIDKKVNLLDLNREGIKEFFREMGEKPFRAEQVMKWLYHFCVDDFDEMTNLNKALREKLKQVAEIRAPEVREQQQSSDGTIKFAMTLFDGQDVETVWIPEGDRATLCVSSQVGCALECTFCSTGAQGFNRNLSVAEIIGQVWRVNQLLGAYGKTGIKPVTNVVMMGMGEPLLNLNNVVPAMELMLDDLGFGLSKRRVTLSTSGVVPALEKLRERIDVMLAISLHAPDDELRNEIVPINKKYNIEEFLASSRRYVEQSKAQRKVTVEYVMLDHVNDSTDQAHALAKTLKDTPSKINLIPFNPFPGSDYGRSSNSRIDRFAKVLMEYGLTVMVRKTRGDDIDAACGQLVGDVIDRTKRILKRQQQQRGGEAIAVKTT; from the coding sequence ATGACCAACGCAATAGATAAAAAAGTGAACTTGCTCGACCTGAATCGTGAAGGAATTAAAGAGTTCTTTCGTGAGATGGGTGAGAAACCATTTCGTGCTGAACAAGTAATGAAGTGGCTGTATCACTTTTGTGTCGATGACTTTGATGAGATGACGAATCTTAATAAAGCGTTGCGTGAAAAGCTCAAGCAAGTCGCTGAAATACGCGCGCCTGAAGTTCGTGAACAGCAGCAGTCATCGGACGGTACGATTAAGTTCGCAATGACCTTGTTCGACGGCCAGGACGTGGAAACAGTGTGGATCCCCGAGGGTGATCGCGCTACTTTGTGTGTGTCCTCTCAGGTTGGTTGTGCATTAGAGTGTACTTTCTGCTCAACCGGGGCTCAGGGCTTTAACCGTAACCTCAGTGTGGCGGAAATCATCGGCCAGGTATGGCGGGTGAACCAGCTGCTAGGGGCTTATGGAAAAACCGGAATTAAACCCGTAACGAACGTGGTCATGATGGGCATGGGCGAACCTTTGCTTAATTTAAACAATGTTGTTCCGGCAATGGAGTTAATGTTGGATGACCTGGGTTTCGGTTTATCCAAACGCCGCGTTACTTTAAGTACTTCAGGTGTTGTTCCTGCGTTGGAAAAATTGCGCGAACGCATCGATGTGATGTTGGCTATTTCGTTGCACGCACCAGACGATGAGCTGCGCAACGAAATTGTACCTATTAATAAGAAGTACAATATTGAAGAATTTCTGGCATCCAGCCGTCGTTATGTTGAGCAGTCAAAAGCTCAGCGTAAAGTAACGGTAGAGTATGTCATGCTGGACCATGTTAATGACTCAACCGATCAGGCACATGCGCTGGCAAAAACCTTAAAAGATACCCCGAGTAAAATTAACCTTATTCCATTTAATCCTTTCCCGGGTTCGGATTACGGACGCTCTAGTAACTCGCGGATTGACCGTTTTGCCAAAGTACTTATGGAGTACGGTTTGACGGTAATGGTACGGAAAACTCGTGGGGATGATATCGATGCAGCTTGCGGGCAATTAGTGGGCGATGTCATCGATCGTACAAAACGTATATTGAAACGTCAGCAGCAACAGCGTGGTGGAGAGGCAATAGCTGTAAAGACCACGTAA